A part of Arthrobacter dokdonellae genomic DNA contains:
- the proC gene encoding pyrroline-5-carboxylate reductase, translated as MSKKIVFLGCGSMGEAILTGLLAAGTPPQSVTVTVRRPERAEELAQAHGVTALASNEEGNANVEAVAGADIVILAVKPVGIAELCREVADALAPGAVVISVAAAVSLEQLEGALRPGQPVVRSMPNTPLKVGRGVVALSAGKAADEHHLAAAHEIFDGSGVVLDVPEDQQDAVSAISGSGPAYAFYLAEAMAAAAQEFGLSAEIAQILARETVAGAGLMLAEPGADATALRRGVTSPHGTTEQAIATFDDQGLTGIVSAGAKAAAARAAQMTEELAGK; from the coding sequence ATGAGCAAAAAGATTGTATTTCTAGGCTGCGGCTCCATGGGCGAGGCAATTTTGACTGGCTTGCTGGCCGCCGGAACGCCGCCGCAATCAGTGACAGTAACCGTCCGCAGGCCGGAACGGGCGGAGGAACTGGCTCAGGCCCACGGCGTCACGGCCCTGGCATCGAACGAGGAAGGCAACGCCAATGTCGAAGCCGTCGCCGGAGCCGACATCGTCATCCTCGCCGTCAAGCCCGTGGGCATCGCGGAGTTGTGCCGCGAGGTCGCCGACGCGCTGGCTCCGGGTGCGGTGGTCATCAGCGTCGCGGCTGCTGTCTCACTGGAGCAGCTCGAAGGCGCACTGCGGCCCGGGCAACCGGTGGTTCGATCCATGCCGAACACGCCGCTCAAGGTGGGACGCGGCGTCGTGGCGTTGTCCGCCGGGAAAGCGGCCGACGAACACCACCTGGCAGCGGCCCATGAAATCTTCGACGGTTCGGGAGTGGTGCTGGACGTCCCCGAGGACCAGCAAGACGCCGTGTCCGCAATTAGCGGGTCGGGCCCGGCCTACGCCTTTTATCTGGCTGAGGCCATGGCGGCGGCCGCGCAGGAGTTTGGGCTTTCCGCGGAGATCGCCCAGATCCTCGCCCGGGAGACCGTGGCCGGCGCCGGCCTCATGCTCGCCGAGCCCGGTGCCGACGCCACGGCCCTGCGTCGCGGCGTGACGAGCCCCCACGGCACCACGGAGCAGGCAATAGCCACCTTTGACGATCAGGGTCTGACCGGAATTGTGAGCGCCGGGGCCAAGGCCGCTGCAGCGCGTGCCGCCCAGATGACGGAAGAACTCGCCGGAAAGTAG
- a CDS encoding acetoin utilization protein AcuC has product MSAYNFGPNHPMSPKRLALTSRLARELGILDLPNVVVKASRVASDDELAAVHSRAYIAAVRRVGGDPALSDPDRGLGTEDDPAFAGMHEASARLAGASLTAAETLISGSAVRAVNFGGGMHHASRERASGFCIYNDAALAVARLLASGVSKVAYIDIDAHHGDGTQNIFWDDPRVLTISLHESGLTLFPGTGFSNEIGGAQAQGSAVNVALPAGTSDGGWLRAFHAVVPQLVAAFGPEVIVSQHGCDSHRDDELSHLNTSVDAQREAALSIAALADKVCGSRWLATGGGGYNIVSVVPRVWSHLMAIAAGRPVPLRTPVPEPWREYVRERHGQVAPLLMGEDADTWWRSWEVGYNPSDAVDRAVMATRKAVFPLYGLDPWFD; this is encoded by the coding sequence ATGTCTGCGTACAATTTTGGCCCCAACCACCCCATGTCGCCAAAGCGGCTGGCGCTGACGTCCCGGCTGGCCCGTGAGCTGGGAATCCTTGACCTTCCCAACGTCGTCGTGAAAGCCTCCCGCGTGGCGTCCGACGACGAGCTTGCCGCCGTCCACAGCCGCGCCTACATCGCCGCCGTCAGGCGGGTGGGTGGGGATCCTGCGCTCTCCGACCCGGACCGCGGGCTGGGCACCGAGGACGACCCGGCGTTTGCCGGCATGCATGAAGCCAGCGCGCGCCTGGCGGGAGCGTCACTCACGGCGGCCGAGACCCTGATCTCCGGGTCGGCCGTGCGCGCGGTGAACTTTGGCGGCGGGATGCACCATGCGAGCCGGGAGAGGGCCAGCGGCTTTTGCATCTACAACGACGCAGCCCTGGCCGTCGCGCGGCTGCTCGCCTCAGGCGTTTCGAAGGTTGCCTACATTGACATCGACGCCCACCATGGCGACGGGACCCAGAACATTTTCTGGGACGACCCGCGGGTCCTGACCATTTCCCTGCACGAATCCGGGCTGACCCTTTTCCCCGGCACGGGATTCTCCAATGAGATTGGCGGCGCGCAGGCGCAGGGCTCGGCCGTGAACGTCGCCCTGCCGGCCGGCACCTCCGACGGCGGCTGGCTGCGCGCCTTCCACGCGGTGGTGCCCCAGCTGGTGGCGGCCTTCGGCCCGGAGGTCATCGTCAGCCAGCACGGCTGCGACTCGCACCGGGATGATGAGTTGTCCCACTTGAACACCAGCGTGGACGCCCAGCGCGAGGCCGCCCTGTCCATTGCGGCCCTCGCGGACAAGGTGTGCGGGAGCCGCTGGCTGGCCACGGGCGGCGGGGGCTACAACATTGTCAGCGTGGTGCCGCGCGTGTGGTCCCACCTGATGGCCATCGCTGCCGGGCGGCCGGTCCCGTTGCGGACCCCCGTGCCCGAACCCTGGCGTGAGTACGTGCGGGAGCGCCACGGCCAGGTGGCGCCGCTGCTGATGGGCGAGGACGCCGACACCTGGTGGAGGTCGTGGGAAGTGGGCTACAACCCCTCCGACGCCGTGGACAGGGCCGTCATGGCGACGCGGAAGGCTGTGTTTCCCCTGTACGGGCTGGACCCGTGGTTCGACTGA
- a CDS encoding RNA polymerase sigma factor produces the protein MRPPFDVLVEAHGPAVLRVCRDLVGVQDADDVWQETFLAALRACPSTVVLNAEAWLVTIARNKAMDHHRKAGRLPLPAGAAGPGGTPQGGSPHGGPLGGALEGALAGPFGARRTGGPDAGGRDAVVLAVEAGEAAAVVWAAIGALPQKQREAVVYHHLAGLRHAEVAALLGNSEAAARRAASDGMRALRVLLAASGISEGRGQ, from the coding sequence GTGCGGCCTCCGTTTGACGTCCTGGTCGAAGCCCACGGTCCCGCGGTCCTGCGGGTGTGCCGGGACTTGGTGGGCGTCCAGGACGCCGACGACGTCTGGCAGGAAACCTTTTTGGCCGCCCTGCGGGCCTGTCCCTCCACCGTGGTGCTCAACGCCGAGGCGTGGCTGGTGACGATCGCGCGGAACAAGGCCATGGACCACCACCGCAAGGCCGGCCGGCTGCCTCTCCCGGCCGGTGCCGCGGGCCCCGGTGGAACGCCGCAGGGTGGCAGCCCGCACGGCGGGCCACTGGGTGGCGCGCTGGAAGGAGCGCTGGCCGGCCCCTTTGGCGCCCGCCGCACGGGCGGGCCGGACGCGGGAGGACGGGACGCCGTCGTCCTCGCCGTCGAGGCGGGTGAGGCCGCGGCAGTGGTGTGGGCGGCAATCGGCGCGCTGCCGCAAAAGCAGCGCGAGGCGGTGGTGTACCACCACCTGGCAGGGCTCCGGCATGCCGAGGTGGCGGCCCTGCTGGGGAATTCGGAGGCGGCGGCGCGGCGGGCGGCGTCCGACGGGATGAGGGCGCTGCGGGTACTGCTGGCCGCTTCAGGCATTTCGGAAGGGAGAGGGCAATGA
- a CDS encoding potassium channel family protein, translating to MADKANSSNRPPHNAPVLVVGLGRFGAATAHQLVKQGREVLAIERDPALVQKWAGVLTHVVEADATNIDALRQLGAQDFSSAVVGVGTSIESSVLITVNLVDLGIAHLWVKAITQSHGKILTRIGANHVIYPEADAGVRAAHLVGGRMLDFIEFDDDFAIVKMYPPKETQGFTLEESKVRSKYGVTIVGVKSPGEDFTYAQPHTRVSGRDMLIVSGYVDLLERFAARP from the coding sequence TTGGCTGACAAGGCAAATTCCAGCAACCGCCCTCCGCACAACGCACCGGTCCTGGTCGTTGGGCTGGGGCGCTTTGGCGCGGCCACGGCCCACCAGCTGGTCAAGCAGGGCCGGGAAGTCCTCGCCATCGAGCGGGATCCCGCCCTCGTGCAAAAGTGGGCCGGCGTCCTCACGCACGTTGTCGAGGCAGATGCCACCAACATCGACGCGCTCCGCCAGCTCGGCGCGCAGGACTTCAGCTCCGCCGTCGTCGGGGTGGGCACGTCCATCGAATCGAGCGTGCTGATCACCGTGAACCTGGTGGACCTGGGCATCGCGCACCTGTGGGTCAAGGCGATCACGCAGTCGCACGGGAAGATCCTGACCCGCATCGGCGCCAACCACGTCATCTACCCGGAGGCGGACGCCGGTGTCCGCGCCGCGCACCTGGTCGGCGGGCGGATGCTGGACTTCATCGAGTTTGACGACGATTTCGCCATCGTCAAGATGTACCCGCCAAAGGAGACCCAGGGCTTCACGCTGGAGGAATCCAAGGTGCGCTCCAAGTACGGCGTGACCATTGTTGGTGTGAAGTCCCCGGGCGAGGACTTCACCTACGCCCAGCCGCACACCCGCGTTTCCGGGCGCGACATGCTGATTGTCTCCGGCTACGTCGACCTGCTGGAACGCTTCGCCGCACGGCCCTGA
- a CDS encoding TrkH family potassium uptake protein: MQAAPARNWPLAVVVTVRDFVDRVANSSPARLALIVFALVIMVFTLVLSLPAASRDGHATAFHDALFTAVSAVCVTGLTTVSTALHWSFFGQLVILIGIFVGGLGILTLASLMSLMVSKRLGVRGKLIAQEAMNAGRLGEVGTLLRIVISTSVAIEAALALVLAPRFLVLGETLPQAIWHAAFYSISAFNNAGFTPHSDGVVPYESDLWILVPLMVGGFIGSLGFPVLMVLLASGFRFRKWTLHAKLTIQVSLILLAAGAVLWGAMEWTNPATIGHMSLGDKITHSIFASVMTRSLGFNLVDMNSMHSSTMLLTDALMFVGGGSASTAGGIKVTTLAVMFLAIVAEARGDNDVKIYGRTIPQGTMRVAISVIMMGATLVMIACGLLLAISGQSLDRVLFETISAFATVGLSTGLSAELPPAGVYVLCAMMFFGRVGSITLAAALALRQRRQLYHYPEERPIIG, from the coding sequence ATCCAAGCCGCCCCAGCCCGCAACTGGCCATTGGCAGTCGTGGTCACCGTGCGCGACTTTGTGGACAGGGTGGCCAACAGTTCACCGGCGAGGCTCGCGCTCATCGTCTTTGCGCTGGTCATCATGGTCTTCACGCTCGTGCTGTCCCTGCCCGCGGCCTCCCGCGACGGCCACGCCACGGCGTTTCACGACGCCCTGTTTACCGCCGTCTCCGCCGTGTGCGTGACCGGCCTGACCACCGTCTCCACCGCGCTGCATTGGTCCTTCTTCGGCCAGCTGGTCATCCTGATCGGCATCTTTGTGGGCGGCTTGGGCATCCTGACCCTGGCGTCCCTGATGTCGCTCATGGTCAGCAAGCGGCTGGGCGTGCGCGGCAAGCTGATCGCCCAGGAAGCCATGAACGCCGGACGGTTGGGCGAGGTCGGCACGCTGCTGCGGATCGTCATCAGCACCTCCGTGGCCATCGAGGCCGCGCTGGCGCTCGTCCTGGCTCCCCGGTTCCTGGTCCTGGGCGAGACGCTGCCGCAGGCCATCTGGCATGCCGCGTTTTACTCCATTTCGGCCTTTAACAACGCCGGCTTCACGCCCCATTCCGACGGCGTGGTCCCCTACGAGTCGGACCTGTGGATCCTGGTCCCGCTCATGGTTGGCGGGTTCATCGGAAGCCTGGGCTTCCCCGTCCTGATGGTGCTGCTGGCCAGCGGCTTCCGCTTCAGGAAGTGGACGCTCCACGCGAAGTTGACCATCCAGGTTTCGCTGATCCTGCTGGCCGCCGGCGCCGTGCTGTGGGGAGCCATGGAGTGGACCAACCCGGCCACCATCGGCCACATGAGCCTGGGCGACAAGATCACCCACTCAATCTTTGCCTCGGTGATGACCCGTTCCTTGGGTTTCAACCTGGTGGACATGAACTCCATGCACTCCTCCACCATGCTCCTCACCGACGCCCTCATGTTTGTGGGCGGCGGCTCCGCGTCCACGGCAGGCGGCATCAAGGTCACCACCCTGGCCGTCATGTTCCTGGCCATCGTCGCCGAGGCCCGCGGCGACAACGACGTAAAAATATACGGCCGCACCATCCCCCAGGGCACCATGCGCGTGGCCATTTCCGTGATCATGATGGGCGCCACATTGGTCATGATCGCCTGCGGGCTGCTGCTGGCCATCTCCGGCCAGAGCCTGGACCGGGTCCTGTTCGAGACCATCTCCGCCTTCGCCACCGTGGGACTGAGCACGGGGCTCAGCGCCGAGCTGCCGCCGGCGGGCGTCTACGTTCTTTGCGCCATGATGTTCTTTGGGCGCGTCGGCTCCATCACGCTGGCGGCCGCCCTGGCCCTGCGCCAGCGCCGCCAGCTGTACCACTACCCGGAAGAGAGGCCGATCATTGGCTGA
- a CDS encoding methylated-DNA--[protein]-cysteine S-methyltransferase, translated as MSTDRGLPAELAAVTAGEPGAVARLRAALLAAAGAEGLIDVAYRVVDSPLGALLLAGTDAGLMRVAFAREGHDSVLESLASTVSPRIFRIPARLDPAARELEEYFAGRRRLFDLPLDLRLAGGFRREVLVHLPEIGYGDTASYAAVAALTSSPRAVRAVGTACARNPLPLVLPCHRVVRSDGSLGGYLGGPEAKALLLDLEALPPR; from the coding sequence ATGAGCACGGATCGTGGATTGCCGGCGGAACTGGCCGCCGTGACGGCCGGCGAGCCGGGGGCGGTTGCGCGGCTGCGTGCCGCACTCCTGGCGGCGGCCGGCGCGGAGGGCCTGATCGACGTCGCGTACCGGGTGGTGGACTCCCCCTTGGGGGCGCTGCTGCTGGCGGGCACGGACGCGGGGCTCATGCGGGTCGCCTTTGCGCGGGAAGGACACGATTCCGTCCTGGAATCCCTGGCGTCCACTGTCAGCCCGCGCATTTTCAGGATCCCCGCACGGCTGGACCCGGCGGCCCGGGAACTCGAGGAATACTTTGCCGGGCGTCGCCGGCTGTTTGACCTCCCGCTGGACCTGCGCCTGGCCGGAGGGTTCCGGCGCGAAGTGCTGGTGCATCTGCCGGAGATTGGGTACGGGGATACGGCCAGTTACGCCGCCGTGGCCGCCCTGACCTCCAGTCCGCGCGCCGTAAGGGCCGTGGGAACCGCCTGCGCCCGCAACCCGCTGCCGCTGGTGCTGCCCTGCCATCGCGTGGTCCGCTCTGACGGCAGCCTGGGCGGCTACCTGGGTGGACCGGAAGCCAAGGCGCTGCTGCTGGACCTGGAAGCCCTCCCGCCCCGCTGA
- a CDS encoding methylated-DNA--[protein]-cysteine S-methyltransferase, whose translation MNTHTVFDSPIGPLTAVANDAGLGAVYMAEHLRRPGWKTFGERVPASDSPILAAAVEQLGEYFAGVRTEFAVPLAPAGNPFQHRVWDALRRIPYGEVRTYGDVAAMLDDRSLAQAVGSANGRNPISIIVPCHRVVGADGSLVGYAGGLERKQFLLELENPARTHTEALF comes from the coding sequence ATGAACACCCACACCGTTTTTGACTCGCCCATCGGTCCTCTGACCGCCGTGGCGAACGACGCCGGACTGGGGGCCGTGTACATGGCCGAACACCTGCGCCGGCCGGGTTGGAAGACGTTCGGGGAGCGGGTCCCGGCATCGGATTCGCCCATCCTCGCCGCGGCGGTGGAGCAGCTGGGCGAGTATTTTGCCGGTGTCCGCACGGAATTTGCGGTGCCGCTGGCGCCCGCGGGCAACCCGTTTCAGCACCGTGTCTGGGATGCCCTGCGCCGGATTCCGTACGGGGAGGTGCGTACGTATGGGGACGTCGCCGCGATGCTCGACGACCGCTCCCTGGCGCAGGCAGTGGGATCCGCCAACGGCCGCAACCCCATCAGCATCATCGTCCCGTGCCACCGCGTGGTGGGCGCCGACGGGTCGCTCGTGGGGTACGCCGGAGGCCTCGAACGCAAGCAGTTCCTGCTGGAACTGGAAAACCCGGCACGGACCCACACCGAAGCCCTGTTTTGA
- a CDS encoding ArsR/SmtB family transcription factor: MVVEAVFAVIAEGTRRDILEALATEHKAVGQLVEELGVSQPTVSKHLRVLREAGVVTMRAQGQKRYYSINTEPLSMVSEWLHGLGAGAAPLPRPAAASETRERAAATPAPAVALDAKTTAAAPSAVAPAATPVRAAATPAAAPSAVAPAAAAPAVPAGPRPEVTAAVVLATEGDPSVQQQITRSMGRAANKAADLLANLPAFRRRKD, translated from the coding sequence ATGGTCGTAGAAGCAGTATTCGCAGTCATCGCCGAGGGCACGCGCAGGGACATCCTGGAGGCGCTGGCCACCGAGCACAAGGCAGTGGGCCAACTCGTGGAGGAACTGGGCGTTTCCCAGCCGACGGTGTCCAAGCACCTGCGGGTGCTGCGCGAGGCAGGCGTGGTGACCATGCGCGCCCAAGGCCAGAAGCGCTACTACAGCATCAACACCGAACCCCTCTCCATGGTCTCGGAGTGGCTGCACGGCCTGGGCGCCGGCGCGGCCCCGCTCCCGAGGCCCGCGGCGGCGTCCGAGACGCGGGAGCGTGCGGCTGCCACGCCGGCGCCAGCCGTTGCGCTGGACGCCAAGACGACGGCCGCAGCACCCTCCGCCGTAGCGCCGGCCGCAACACCGGTCAGGGCAGCCGCGACGCCGGCCGCCGCACCCTCCGCCGTAGCGCCGGCCGCAGCAGCGCCCGCGGTGCCCGCGGGGCCACGCCCCGAGGTGACGGCCGCCGTCGTCCTTGCCACGGAGGGCGATCCGTCCGTGCAGCAGCAGATCACCCGCAGCATGGGCCGGGCGGCCAACAAGGCCGCGGACCTGCTCGCGAACCTGCCGGCTTTCCGCCGCCGCAAGGATTGA
- the gdhA gene encoding NADP-specific glutamate dehydrogenase: MDNRLEAIREQVLARNPGEKEFHQAVVEVFESLGPVLDKHPEFVDAAVLQRLCEPERQIIFRVPWVDDAGRVQINRGFRVEFNSALGPYKGGLRFHPSVYLGIVKFLGFEQIFKNALTGMPIGGGKGGSDFDPRGKSDGEVMRFCQSFMTELYRHIGEYTDVPAGDIGVGGREIGYLFGQYKRITNRYESGVLTGKGIGWGGSLVRPEATGFGTVLFAQEMLKTRGTSFDGQRVVVSGSGNVATFAIAKAQQFGAKVVACSDSSGYVVDENGIDVPLLRQIKEKERGRLKEYAVRRGASVSYVEGGSVWDVDTAVALPCATQNELNTEAAARLVKNGLIAVAEGANMPSTSGAVAVFQEAGILFGPGKAANAGGVATSALEMQQNASRDAWSFEHTEQRLTQIMVGIHDRCAETADTYGSPGNYVVGANIAGFVKVADAMLAQGLI, from the coding sequence ATGGATAACCGGCTAGAAGCCATTCGGGAGCAGGTACTGGCCCGCAATCCCGGGGAAAAGGAATTTCACCAGGCCGTCGTCGAGGTGTTCGAAAGTCTCGGCCCGGTACTGGATAAACATCCAGAATTCGTCGATGCGGCCGTGCTGCAGCGCCTGTGCGAGCCTGAGCGCCAGATCATCTTCCGTGTTCCGTGGGTGGACGACGCCGGACGGGTCCAGATCAACCGCGGCTTCCGCGTCGAATTCAATTCGGCCCTCGGCCCGTACAAGGGCGGACTGCGCTTCCACCCTTCGGTGTACCTGGGCATCGTGAAGTTCCTCGGCTTCGAGCAGATCTTCAAGAACGCCCTGACCGGCATGCCGATTGGCGGCGGCAAGGGCGGCTCCGACTTTGACCCCCGCGGCAAGTCCGACGGCGAGGTCATGCGCTTCTGCCAGTCCTTCATGACGGAGCTCTACCGCCACATTGGCGAGTACACCGATGTCCCCGCCGGCGACATCGGTGTGGGCGGCCGCGAGATCGGCTACCTGTTCGGCCAGTACAAGCGCATCACCAACCGCTACGAGTCCGGCGTCCTGACCGGCAAGGGGATCGGCTGGGGCGGCTCCCTGGTCCGGCCCGAGGCAACCGGCTTCGGCACCGTGCTGTTCGCCCAGGAAATGCTCAAGACCCGCGGCACATCCTTTGACGGCCAGCGCGTGGTGGTTTCCGGCTCCGGGAACGTGGCCACCTTCGCCATCGCCAAGGCCCAGCAGTTTGGCGCCAAGGTCGTGGCCTGCTCGGATTCCTCCGGCTACGTCGTGGACGAGAACGGCATCGACGTTCCCCTGCTGCGCCAGATCAAGGAAAAGGAGCGCGGCCGCCTCAAGGAGTACGCGGTGCGCCGCGGCGCCTCCGTCAGCTACGTCGAGGGCGGCTCCGTCTGGGACGTCGACACCGCCGTCGCCCTGCCGTGTGCCACACAGAACGAACTGAACACCGAGGCGGCGGCCCGCCTGGTGAAGAACGGCCTCATCGCCGTCGCGGAGGGCGCCAACATGCCCTCCACGTCCGGCGCCGTTGCCGTGTTCCAGGAGGCCGGCATCCTGTTCGGCCCGGGCAAGGCAGCCAACGCCGGCGGCGTCGCGACTTCGGCCCTGGAAATGCAGCAGAACGCCAGCCGCGACGCGTGGTCCTTTGAGCACACCGAGCAGCGCCTCACGCAGATCATGGTCGGCATCCATGACCGCTGCGCCGAGACGGCCGACACCTACGGCTCCCCGGGAAACTATGTGGTCGGCGCCAACATCGCCGGCTTCGTCAAGGTGGCCGACGCCATGCTGGCGCAGGGCCTGATCTAG